One part of the Rutidosis leptorrhynchoides isolate AG116_Rl617_1_P2 chromosome 1, CSIRO_AGI_Rlap_v1, whole genome shotgun sequence genome encodes these proteins:
- the LOC139859431 gene encoding CBL-interacting serine/threonine-protein kinase 7, which produces MAPSPAGINRTTSDGGTIILNKYQLTKLLGRGSFAKVYHGRSLIDDSSVAVKVIEKPSIADPSMEPRLVREVAAMRRLNHPNILKLHEVLATKTKIYLVMELASGGELFTQLARRGRMKESTARRFFQQIVSTLHFCHQNGVTHRDLKPQNLLLDEHGNLKISDFGLSALPESHKDGLLHTACGTPAYTAPEIVRRRGYDGSKADAWSCGIILFIFLAGYLPFDDSNLANMYRKIHQREFVFPDWIPKQPRIIIQKLLDPNPKTRMSFDTLMSLPWFKKSLKPDPSLGLDNCDDSQSESETETNGNELNSIKYKTKMNAFDLISMSSGLDLSAIFEEKIVRKERRFTSTASVAEIEKRVVEVGEKLGYKLKKMKDKDNWNRDVVGLVKGRVVVLAKVLEVAFELLLVEMTVVNGGGGDGVSDGEWEEMRLGFEDVVVSWHC; this is translated from the coding sequence ATGGCACCATCGCCTGCCGGCATCAACCGTACCACCAGCGACGGAGGTACAATCATACTCAACAAGTATCAACTCACTAAACTTTTAGGCCGCGGTAGTTTCGCTAAAGTCTACCACGGCCGTTCATTAATAGACGATTCATCGGTTGCCGTTAAAGTAATCGAGAAACCGTCTATTGCTGATCCGTCAATGGAGCCACGGCTCGTACGCGAAGTCGCGGCTATGAGACGATTAAATCATCCGAACATATTAAAATTACAtgaagttttagctacgaaaacgaAGATCTATTTAGTAATGGAACTCGCTTCAGGCGGCGAGCTTTTCACGCAGCTCGCGCGCCGTGGACGGATGAAGGAATCTACTGCTAGACGGTTTTTTCAACAAATTGTTTCTACGCTTCATTTTTGTCACCAAAACGGCGTCACACATCGAGATCTGAAACCGCAAAACTTATTATTAGATGAGCACGGTAATTTGAAGATATCGGACTTCGGTTTATCGGCGTTACCGGAATCACATAAGGACGGATTATTGCATACGGCGTGTGGAACTCCGGCGTATACGGCACCGGAGATCGTTCGCCGGAGAGGCTACGACGGGTCTAAAGCTGATGCGTGGTCATGTGGaattatactttttatttttttagccGGATACCTTCCTTTTGACGATAGTAATTTAGCGAATATGTATCGGAAAATTCATCAGCGAGAGTTCGTGTTTCCGGATTGGATCCCGAAGCAACCGCGGATTATAATTCAGAAGCTTCTAGATCCGAATCCTAAAACACGGATGAGTTTCGATACTTTAATGAGTCTACCGTGGTTTAAAAAATCACTAAAACCGGATCCTAGTTTAGGACTAGATAACTGTGATGATTCGCAATCGGAATCAGAAACTGAAACTAACGGAAATGAATTGAACTCGATTAAATATAAAACTAAGATGAACGCGTTTGATTTGATATCTATGTCTTCTGGACTTGATTTATCAGCTATTTTCGAGGAGAAAATCGTGCGTAAAGAGAGACGATTTACGTCAACTGCAAGCGTGGCGGAGATTGAAAAGAGAGTGGTGGAGGTTGGGGAAAAATTAGGTTAtaaattgaagaagatgaaggatAAGGATAATTGGAATAGAGATGTGGTTGGATTAGTAAAAGGAAGAGTGGTGGTGTTGGCTAAAGTGTTGGAGGTGGCTTTTGAGTTGTTGTTGGTGGAGATGACGGTGGTTAACGGTGGTGGTGGTGACGGTGTTAGTGACGGTGAATGGGAGGAAATGAGATTAGGGTTTGAAGATGTTGTAGTGTCATGGCATTGTTAG